A genomic window from Microbacterium sp. ET2 includes:
- a CDS encoding alpha/beta fold hydrolase, giving the protein MGRITVGTENSTPIEVYYEDQGSGQPVVLIHGYPLNGHSWERQTRELLAAGYRVITYDRRGFGQSSKVGSGYDYDTFAADLNTVLETLDLRDVVLVGFSMGTGELARYVSTFGHDRVAKLAFLASIEPFLVARDDNPDGVPQDVFDGIAAAAESDRYAWFTQFYRDFYNLDETLGSRISQEAVTASWNVAIGSAPVAAYAVVPSWIEDFRADIEAVRASGKPSMILHGTKDNILPIDATGRRFHAAFPEADYVEIEDAPHGLLWTHADEVNAALREFLAR; this is encoded by the coding sequence ATGGGTCGCATCACGGTGGGAACCGAGAACAGCACACCGATCGAGGTGTATTACGAGGACCAGGGTTCGGGACAGCCGGTCGTGCTGATCCACGGCTATCCGCTCAACGGCCACAGCTGGGAGCGCCAGACACGCGAACTCCTCGCGGCCGGGTACCGCGTCATCACGTACGACCGGCGCGGCTTCGGGCAGTCGTCCAAGGTCGGCTCGGGGTACGACTACGACACCTTCGCGGCCGACCTCAACACAGTCCTCGAGACACTGGACCTGCGAGACGTGGTGCTCGTCGGGTTCTCGATGGGCACCGGGGAGCTTGCGCGATACGTGTCGACCTTCGGGCACGATCGCGTCGCCAAACTCGCGTTCCTGGCGTCTATCGAGCCGTTCCTCGTCGCGCGCGACGACAACCCCGACGGCGTGCCGCAAGACGTCTTCGACGGCATCGCGGCTGCCGCCGAGAGTGACCGCTACGCCTGGTTCACCCAGTTCTACCGCGACTTCTACAACCTCGACGAGACCCTTGGTTCGCGCATCAGTCAGGAAGCGGTCACGGCCAGCTGGAACGTCGCGATCGGCAGCGCTCCCGTTGCCGCCTACGCGGTGGTGCCGTCGTGGATCGAGGACTTCCGCGCCGACATCGAGGCCGTGCGCGCCAGCGGCAAGCCGTCGATGATCCTGCACGGCACGAAGGACAACATCCTCCCGATCGATGCCACGGGCCGTCGCTTCCATGCGGCCTTCCCCGAGGCCGACTACGTCGAGATCGAGGACGCTCCGCACGGCCTGCTCTGGACGCACGCCGACGAGGTGAACGCCGCGCTCCGGGAGTTCCTCGCACGCTGA
- a CDS encoding alpha/beta hydrolase, with product MPLGELDVFYREAGPPDAPVLLLLHGYPTSSHMFRHLIPALSGRFRVVAPDHIGFGRSSAPSAEDFDYTFDALADVTLGFVDTLGLTRFSVYTQDYGAPIAWRLALARPDSIEGVISQNGNAYEEGFVPEFWAPIWAYGDDPSPENEAALRPALGRAAVEWQYTHGVPEPERVDPDAWEHDIRLLERPGVDRAQLALFGDYRTNRALYPALQGWLRSSQVPVLAVWGRNDEIFDAAGAEAFRKDAARARIELIDGGHFLLESHLDEVARLITEWREGF from the coding sequence GTGCCCCTCGGCGAGCTGGACGTGTTCTACCGGGAGGCGGGTCCGCCTGATGCGCCCGTTCTCCTCCTGCTGCACGGCTACCCCACGAGTTCGCACATGTTCCGACACCTCATCCCCGCCTTGAGCGGTCGGTTCCGGGTCGTGGCACCCGATCACATCGGATTCGGGCGCTCGTCCGCACCCTCCGCGGAAGACTTCGACTACACCTTCGATGCGCTTGCCGACGTCACGCTCGGATTCGTGGACACCCTCGGCCTGACCCGATTCTCTGTGTATACGCAGGACTACGGAGCACCGATCGCCTGGCGCCTCGCGCTGGCGCGACCGGATTCCATCGAGGGTGTGATCTCGCAGAACGGGAACGCCTACGAGGAGGGCTTCGTACCGGAGTTCTGGGCGCCGATCTGGGCATACGGCGACGATCCCTCCCCCGAGAACGAGGCGGCTCTCCGTCCGGCCTTGGGACGGGCCGCTGTCGAATGGCAATACACGCACGGCGTTCCCGAGCCGGAGCGCGTGGATCCGGATGCGTGGGAGCACGACATCCGGCTGCTCGAGCGGCCGGGCGTCGACAGAGCACAGTTGGCTCTCTTCGGTGACTATCGCACCAACCGCGCTCTGTACCCTGCGCTCCAGGGGTGGCTGCGCTCCTCGCAGGTCCCCGTCCTCGCGGTCTGGGGCCGAAACGACGAGATCTTCGATGCCGCAGGCGCGGAGGCCTTCCGCAAAGACGCCGCGCGCGCGCGCATCGAGCTGATCGACGGCGGCCACTTCCTGCTCGAGTCGCACCTTGACGAGGTCGCGCGGCTGATCACAGAGTGGCGCGAGGGCTTCTGA